The DNA region CCCGACCGTCCGGCCGACCTACAAGGCCGGGCAGAAGGTGCGGATCGTCGACGGACCCTTCAACGAGTTCGTCGGAACCGTGGACAGCATCGATATGGACCGCGGCAAGGTCCGGGTGCTGGTTTCGTTTTTCGGCCGCGAAACGCCTGTGGAGTTGGATTTCCTGCAGGTGGAAAAAGCCTGACGCGGCCCCAAAATTTTTTCGTGGGAGGGCCGTCCCAAAGGCCCGTTACTACCACAAGGAGAATCCCTTGGCAAAAAAATTGAAAGTCGTCGTCCGTCTGCAAATCGAAGCCGGCAAGGCCAACCCGGCTCCGCCGATCGGTCCGGCTTTGGCCGGCCACGGAATCAACCTGATGGCCTTCTGCAAAGAATACAACGCCCGCACGTCCGGGCGTCCGGGGGAGGTCATTCCGGCGGAAATCAGCATCTTCACCGATGGCTCCTTCACCTTTATCCTGAAAACCCCGCCCACGCCGGTGATGCTGCGCAAGGCGGCCGGGCTCGAAAAGGGCTCCGGCGAACCCAACCGCAACAAGGTCGGCAAAGTCACCCGCAAGCAGGTCCGCGAGATCGCCGAAGTGAAAATGAAAGACATGAACGCGGTGGACCTCGAGGGCGCGATGCGGATGATCGAAGGCACCGCGCGCAACATGGGCATCACCATCGAGGAAAAATAAATAATTAATCCGCGCAGGCCGCGGAAGGTCGCGCAGAATTTTTTCCGTTGCGTGACCGCCGCGTGCTCCGTGGATCCAACTACGTGGGAGGGCCGCCAAAAATCGGCCCGTCCGCCCCGCCTTCGCCATAGGGTCGCCCGGGAATTCCCTCCGCGGATGCACCGGGATCCGTTCTCCAGGAAGATGCCGACCGGGAGTGGAAGCGAATACGGGACTGGCACCACAAGGAGAAAAAATGTCTGATCATGGAAAGAAATACCTGGCCGCCGCCAAACAGGTGGATCCGGAAAAGCTTTACTCCCCGGCGGACGCAGTCAAGCTGGCCAAGGCCACTTCGATCACCAAATTCGACGCCACGGTCGAGGTGCACATGCGCCTGGGGGTGGACCCCAAGCAGGCCGATCAGCAGGTGCGCGACGTGGTCGTCCTGCCGCATGGGCTGGGCAAGAACATCCGCGTGCTGGTCTTCACCGCCGGCGAATCCGCGAATAGCGCCCGCGAGGCCGGCGCGGAGCACATCGCCGACAGCGATGACATGGTGAAGAAAATCCAGGACGGCTGGGCGGATTTCGACGTGGCGATCGCCACGCCGGAGATGATGGCCAAGGTCGGCAAGCTCGGGCGCGTGCTCGGTCCGCGCGGGCTGATGCCCAATCCCAAGGCCGGCACCGTCGTCCCGCCGGAGGACATCGCCAAGGCGGTCAAGGAAGCCAAGGCCGGGCGGGTCGAGTTCCGGCTCGACAAAACCGCCAACCTGCATGTGAGCATCGGCAAGGCTTCATTTTCGGAAAAGGCGCTTTATGAAAATTTCGCCGCCCTCATGGAAGCCATCAAACGCGCCAAGCCGGCCGCGGTGAAGGGCATCTTCCTGCGCAAAATCGTCATGGCCACGACCATGGGCCCCGGCGTGCACGTCGATCCAGCCGCGGCGCAGGCGATGGAAGTCGGGTAAAAATCCTTCCTCACCCCCCACCCCTGCACCCTCGCCTCACTCCGCTCGAGGACAGGCTTCCCCCTCTCCTGACATTAGTCAGGAAGGGGGGAAGGGGACGGGGGATGGAGGTGAGGAAAGTGGCGCCGGGTTTGGTGTTATAATCCCGGCCGCTGAAACAACGCTTCGCCGCAGACAGCAGGCGTCCCGAGCTTTGTCGAGGGAAGAAGCCCTGCCGAGGTGAAGATTTCCACTCCACCCCCACCGTCGGCGGGGGTCCGAAAAGGAAGTCTTTGCTTCGTATGCGAAGCAAAGACTTTTTTTTGGAAAGGAGGTGACTCTCTTGGCGCTGACCAAAGAACAGAAGAAGGAACGGGTAGCCCAGACCGTCGAATTGCTGAAAAAAAGCCAGGGCGTGGTCCTGGCCGAATACGGCGGGTTGGCCGCCCCCGGCATGAACGCCCTGCGCAGCAAAACGCGCGACGCGCAGGGGGAAGTGCGCGTGGTGAAAAACACCCTGGCCGCGATCGCCATGCGCGAAGCGGGTTTGGCCCTGCCCGGCGGGAAAATCGACGGCAACACGCTGATCGCCTTCGGCGTCGCCGACATCGTCGGGATTGCCAAAGCGGTCGTCGACGCCGCAAAGGAATCCGAGTTCGTGAAGGTCAAAGGCGGATACCTGGACGGCAAGGCGCTCTCGGCCGACGAGGTGAAAACCCTCGCCGCGCTGCCGCCGCTGCCGGTCATCCGCGCGCGGCTGGCGGGCGTGCTCAAAGCCCCGGCCGGCAAGATTGCGGGCGTGCTTTCCGCCCCGGCGCGCAACGTGGTGGGAGTGTGCAAGGCGTATTCGCAGAAACAGGCAACGGCCTGAAAAACTTCCCTCACCTTTCTTCCCCGCCCCTTGCTCCTCTCCTGACTTCGGTCAGGCGAGGGGAAAGAGGAACGGGGTAGGGGGGTGAGGAAATAAAGGAGATGTTTTGCAATGGCTGACATCCAGAAACTCGTGGACGAGCTCTCGAAGCTCTCCGTTATCGAAGCGGCCGACCTGGCCAAAGCGCTCGAGGAAAAATGGGGCGTCACCGCCGCGGCTCCCGTCGCGGTGGCGATGGCGCCGGGCGCGGGCGGCGCCGCCGCGGCCGAAGAGGAAAAGACCGAGTTCGCCGTCATCCTCAAGGATGCCGGCGCGAAGAAGATCGACGTCATCCGCGTCGTCCGCCAGCTGACCAACCTGGGGCTCAAGGAAGCCAAGGAACTCACCGAGGCCGCCGGCTCCAAGGTCCTCGATGCGGTCACCAAAGACGTCGCCGCGGACGCCAAGGCCAAGCTCGAGGCCGCCGGTGCGAGCGTGGAAGTCAAGTAATCCCGCTTCAAGCATAATCAGAAACCCCCGCAAGGGGGTTTTTTTTCTAACAGGGTGTTGAAAAAGCCCATAAAGGGTGTCATTGCGAGCGACCGCAGGGAGCGAAGCAATCCCCTTCGCTGGAAAAAGAGGGAGATTGCTTCGCCCGCCCCGGCGCGGGGCGGGGCTCGCAATGACATCGCTAAGCTTTTTCAACACCCTGCTAATTGGAACCCTTAGGGTCCAGAGGACCCCAAGGGTTCCAAACGCGAATTTCGGGAAAAAAATAATTTTTTCCTCAGGCCGGAATAAGCATGCATGGATTTCCCCCGTTCGCACACACCGCTCACGGGGCAGGCGCCGAAAAGAAGGGATTGCACGGATATAGAATACAAATAGTGGTTTTGTTTAACTGCACAGGCAGCTTATTTCGACTGAATAATCTCAGCATAACATCACCGGTGTTATTGGTTTTGTCCGTCACCCCGGCGTGGCTTCCCCGCGCCCGCCCTCGCGCCCGCCCTCGCGCCTGCTCTCGCGAAGCGAGGGAAGCGAGGGAAGCGAGGTTCGAAGCCGGGGCCCGGTATTTATTGAAGATTTACTGGATGCCGGCTAATTTCACCCCCGGCAAAGAACACGCCGAGGGCGGGCGCCGGCATGACGATCGCCAGCAGAGTAATAACAAATGATCAAGGATCGGGCGAAAAACCGTCCGGCGGGAAGAGGGGCCGATTTTAAAAAGCAGGAAGATACTCGCTCTGATTGTGACTGTCATCGCGCTTCTCGGATCGGCCTGCGGCGGGACCCCATCGCCGCAACCGATGCCGTCGTCCACGGAGAGGTGGGAGTGGCGCCGTCACCCGCGCGCACCCGCAAACCCACTCCGAAATCGACTTCTTCTCCGACCGGCGCGTTCACGCAGACGGAAACCCTCCCTCCGCAAAACACACCGAACCCGTTCCCGCCGTTCACTCGTCCCATCACCGCCGAAAACATTTCCGGAATCGGCGGATGGGCGCGGATCGGAGCGGGTGATGTCCTCCAGATTTCCTATGCGGCAGAGAATTGGCGCGGCGTGGGTCTTTTTAATTCCGCGTCCGGAAAGATAATCCGGCTGCCAAACACGGATTTCTTTTTCCTCAGTTTGTCCTTTTCTCCGGCCGGTAAACCGATGGCTGCGGGATCCCGGTACGGCACCCTCGGCCTTTGGAACGCCGCCGACGGGACTCCGGTGTGAAGCATCGATGGGCATGCCGATGCTGGATGTGGTGTTTCTTTCTTGCCGGATGGAACCCTGCTGGGCCGGGGTTCGGAAGACGGCGGAATAAAAAACCTCCGGGACAGGAATGAGATTAATCGCGCGGTGGGGCGGACGGAAACGGTGACGGGGAGCCTTGCGGATCGGCGGGCCAACGGCGGCGGATCGGTCCGTTACCGCAAGAGGTTATAATTCGGCTTTGGCCTGCGGCGGACCGGTGACGTCGCAAAGCCTCCTTGGATTAATTTTTCCCGCCGGGCAGGAGGAGACCCATGGACCGTATTCATAGAGGAATAATGCTTCTTGGATTGTCGCTCGCTCTGGCGTCCTGCGCGGCGGCGGAATCCGCCCCGGACGTGTCCCTTCCGGCGGCGGAGATGCCGACCGCAGGTGCGAATCCGAAACCGTCGGCGACGGCCGCCTTCAGCCCCACGGCGACCCAGACCCCCACGCCGGAGCCCACGCAATTCAGTTTCCAGGAACAGCTGACGGGACATCCCTCCCAGCTGAGTCTTTGGATCGAGGAGCTCGATCCGCACAGTGGGAAGGTTGTCGTCAATGGGGCCGACATGAACAGCCCGACCGCGCCGTTCACGGTGGATTGGGGCGATGGGGAAACGGCCGACGCCTGGTTTCCCTGTCAACACACGTATGCGGACACCGGAAAAAACTACCTCGTCGCGGTGACGGCCCATTACTCCCAAACAGACACCGGTGCCGCCGAACTGCTGGTGCGATTTGCGCCCCCCGTCATCGAGCCCATCCCGCTGCCCGAAAATCTCCGCGTAACCATACCCGTCCAAAAGCCGAAGTTGACCAGCCGACTGTACGCCGTGCCGGGCGGACTGACCACCTTCACTGATGAATTTTTCGCCGGTGGATTGACCCCCCGCGAGGCTGTTGAGTACGTGCTCTCCCTCGCGGCCTACCTCCAGTACGATTTCGCCAACGAAAACGTATACACCGGCGAGGACGGCTTCCCCCAGGTGTTGTTGATGGATCCCTCTGCCCAAGGAATGTATTCGCTGTGGTTCACCGACCCCGTCAGTCTCGCCTCGGGGGAATACGGTCTGAGCGGGACTCTGCAATACAGCTCGTTCTTCCACGAAATGGGCCATAATTTCACGCTCAACAGCCCGGCGGCGTATTACACCGGCGGCAAGATCGACGGCAACGCGAACGCGATCTACTCCGAGACCCTGGCCAATATTTTCGCCCACGCCACGGCGTACGAGTTGCTGCGCAAGGCCGGGGAGTTCGGCCTGGACGACGGACTGGCGGCGGAAATCCGGCAGTCTGCGCTTTCGTCCATGGCGGTGACGCGAAGTGGCTACGAGGATTACCTGGCCGCCGGGAAATCGTTCCATTCGTGGAACGATCCGGCCACTGCCGACGATGAAACCTTCGGCACGTTCATGACGATCGCGTACAAATTCTGTGAACGGGCGGAGGCGGATGGGAGCGGATACCGCGAACCGGTGAAACGGATGATGGTGTTGCTGCAGAAGTTCAACCCGGATTGGCACGCGCGGTATTCCGCAGGCGCCAATTCGCCCGCCGCCGAGGCTTTCCGGGCGACGTGGATGGTGGCCGCCCTTTCGTACGCCTTTTCCGCGGACCTGCGGGATGAGTTCCGGGCATTGCAGTTTCCGATCGACGATGCGGCATTTGAAGAACTGCTGAATGCGGCATCCGGGTGACGCCGGCCGGGAAAGGGGACGGAATTATCCCGGAGAACCGCTCCCGCGCCGGCCCGTCGTTGGAGGTTGCGGCGGCCGTCGCCTCGCAAGCCGCCATCCGGCCGGTCCGACGGATGATCGAGAGCCTGCGCTCGTTCGGAGGCTTCCTCAGCAGGTGACATCTACGGATGTTTTCCGCCTGACCGGAAGCGGCGGACGGCCTGGCGGGTTTGGAGGATGCCGAGGTTGTTTCCCCGGAGGTCGGTGAGGATTGTCACGGTTACCCCCCGGCGCGAGTGCGGAAGTCAGGTAGTCCCGATTCCAGCAAAACCAGAAACCCCCTGCAAGGGGGTTTCTGGTTTGTAATGGAACCCTTAGGGTCCGGAGGACCCTAAGGGTTCCATTATTAACGGCGGATTCCGTGGAAACAGTTTTTATTTAGACAGTCCGTAAAATTCGTACGCGGATCTCCCCGTTCATAAAAATCGCTCACGGGGCAGGCGCCGAGAAGAAGGGATACACGGATTTGGAGTACAAATAATTCATTATTTCGACTCTTTTCGGTGTATCATACTGCGTAATATAAATGAATTAATTACTACAGAGTCGTCCATAAAAAAACCGTGTTTTCTTTTCAATAGCGCAAATACACCTATCCGGAAGAATCCCCATTACCTTGCCGCTCGCAAAGCAATCGCCATGATTCCATAGGTTATTCGGAGGGTCCCGCGGATCCGGATTTTATTTTTGGATAGCTGTAACTGAATATAATTAATAAACCAAGGATCGGGTGAAAAAACGCCCGGCGAGGAGGATGGTCTTTGTTGAAGAGGAACAAGATAATTGCTCCGTTCGTCATTGGCATCGCGATTCTCGGTTCGGCCTGCAGCGGGAGTCGCTTGCCGCAACCTATGCCGTCGTCCACGGAAAGGATGAAAGCGGCGCCGTCGGCCACGCACACCCACAAACCCACCCAGACATCGACTTCTTCTCCGACCAGCACGTTCACGCAGACGGAAACCCTCCCTCCGCAAAACACACCGGTGCCGTTCCCGTTGCTCACGCGTCCCATCACCGCCGAAAACATTTCCGGCATCGGCGAATGGGCGCGGGTCGGATCGGGCGTCGTCCTTCAGATTGCCTATTTATCGGATGGAAAAACCGTCGCGGCGGGGAATTGGCGCGGCGTGGACCTTTTTGATACCGCCTCCGGAAAGACTACCCACCTAATAAACCTGGATTCCTTTTTAATCAGCATGTCCTTTTCGCCGGACGGCAAGCTGGTGGCTACGGGATCCAGGTGCGGCGCCGTCGGCATTTGGAATGCCGCCGATGGCACTCCGGTGTGGAGCATCGATGGACATAACGATATTGTGATCGGTGTTGCCTTCTCGCCGGACGGCAAGCTGCTGGCCTCGGGTTCGGATGACAAGGCGATCAAGATCTGGGATGTGGCTGAAGGCGTTTTAATCCGAACTTTAGAAGGTCACGGTGCAGGGGTGAATAGCGTTTCCTTCTCGCCGGATGGGGGACTGTTGGCCTCTGGTTCGGATGACGGCGGAATCAGAATTTGGAGTGCCGCTGAAGGCACGCTACTCCGTACAATAGGGGGGCGTATCGGCATTGTAAGAAGCGTATCCTTCTCCCCGGATGGACGATGGTTGGCTTCGGGCTCGGGGGATGCCACGGTCAGGATCTGGAATTCCACGGACGGCGCATTGCTGCGCACAATGCGGGATATTCCGGAAGGGGAAAGCGTCAAGTCATATGGGGTCAGCAGTGTATCCTTCTCCCCCGATGGAAAGTTGCTGGCCTCGGGCTCGTACGAAGACAACACGGCCAAGATCTGGGATGCCGAGGATGGCACGCTAGTTCGAACGCTAAGCGGGCACACCGATTGGGTGAAAGGGTTGTCGTTTTCGCCGGACGGGACGCAATTGGCTTCGGGATCGATAGGCGGCGAAATAAGGATGTGGAACGTCGACGACGGAAAATTAGCGAATATTTTTGGAGTGGAATTGGGTTGGGTGTCTGACGTTACTTTCTCACCGAACGGAAAACTGCTGGCTTCGGCATCAGGTTCCTTCAATGACGTGCAGATATGGAATGTCGCGAATGGAATGTTGATCCGGACGCTGCAGGGGCATACAGGCTATATATCGAAAATATCCTTCTCGCCGGATGGACGGTTGCTGGCATCGGTATCGCGTGGAGACAAGACGGTCAGGATCTGGAATGTTGCGGATGGCAAGGTGGAAAGAGTTACTGAGGATGAATCGGAGGGTGTTTCCTTCTCCCCGGATGGAAAGCTGCTGGCATCGGGATCGGGGAAAATCTGGAATGTCGCGGATGGGACGCTCGTTCGATCGCTGGACGGCAGAATGCCCGATCAACCAGCCTTCTCGCCCGACGGAAAGCAACTGGCTTTGCGGTCTTGGTGGGCTGGGACAGTAGAACTCTGGACCGTCTCCACTGGCACGCTGGTGCAGAGGCTGGGTGGACCATGTGGATACTCATCTAATATGTCCTTCTCCCCGGATGGGGATTACATCGCCTTGAGCTGTCATAATGGATTGATCTACATCTGGAAGGTGGCTGACGGAAAGCTGTTGCGAACTCTGTGGCAGGCTGAGGATAATTATTGGAGCCTATCCTTCTCGCCGGATGGAAAACTGCTGGCTTCGGGGTCGCATGACGGCACCATCAAGTTCTGGAGTCTCCCGGATGGAAAGCTGATATCGACGCTAAAGGAGCATGCCTATTCGGTATTGGCTGTTTCTTTCTCGCCGGACGGAAAGTTGCTTGCTTCGGGATCGAGGGACGGTACGATAAGTCTGTGGGGGATTCTGTAGCCTGGCGGCTTTAGCTCCATTGCACATGTCCAAGCTCGAGGCCGCCGGGGCGAGCGTGGAAGTCAAGTAGCTCCACTCCCGCCTCTGATAAAAAAACCCGCAAGGGGTTTATTTTTATCACTATAGGAGTTGTGCTTATAATGGATTCGCGCAGACCGAGGCGGTCTCCAAGACCGCCTTGGTCTTTGAGGTGACCATGTCTTCCTGGCGCAAACATCTCCCCCACAATCCCATTCCCATCCTGCTCGAATCCGGCTGCGAGCCGGTGGCGTATTTCGCGCACCGCGACCTGCTCGGCGAGGATCCCGGGCCGGTTGAGCAGCTGTGGGATTTGCGCGATGCGCAGAAAATCCTCCGCGGCCAGATGAAAAACGGCCGCTGGAAATATCCCGCCCCCGCCACGACCGCGCGCAGCAGGGAGGATTACGACCAGATCGAGACCTACCGCCAGGCGGGTTTCCTGGTGGAGAAGTTCGAATTCACACGCAAGCACCCGGCGCTCCGCAATGCGGCGGAGTTCCTCTTCTCCCGCCAGACGAAAGCCGGCGATTTCCGCGGGATCTACGGCAATCAATACGCGCCGAATTATTCGGCCGGGATCATGGAACTGCTGATCAAGGCCGGATACGGACGCGATCCGCGTATCCGCCGCGGCTTGCGCTGGCTGCTTTCCGTGCGCCAGGCGGACGGCGGCTGGGCGATCCCCTTCCGCACGGCGACCAAGGCCAAGTTGGACGCCGCCTTCATGAATGCGAAGACGCTCGAGCCGGACCGCGCCAAGCCGTTTTCCCACTTGGCCACCGGGGTCGTCCTGCGGGCCTTCGCGGTTTCCGAAAAACACCGCGGCGACGCGGAGATCCTCTCGGCCGGAAAACTGCTGGCGTCGCGCTTATTCCAATCCGATACCTACGTGGACCGCCGGACGCCCGAATGTTGGACCGGATTCCGCTTTCCATTCTGGTTCACCGATCTGCTCACCGCGCTGGATACGCTTTCCCGGCTTGGTTTTCCGGCGGACGATCCGGACATCCGCAAAGGATTGGATTGGTTCGCCGAGCGTCAGCGGAAAGACGGGGGGTGGACACTCAAGCTGCTTTCCGGCGCGGATAAGAAACTGCCGTATTGGCTGGACCTGGCGGTGTGCCGGGTGTTCAAACGATTCTTCGACCGTTGACCAGCGACGATCGGCCATCGGAAAACTTGACGATGGACCAAAGTAGAACCTGACCATGGACCATAGCAGATCATTATCCCGCTTTCGCGGGATGATGAATACCCCGCGCCTGTCCTCGCGAAGCGGGGGGCTTGGCGCGCGGCAGTTTATTCGCGAGATATTCATTGCGTCCGGGATTTACAACGGAACCTTTTTATTGGAGAGTCTGGAAGGGGAGGTGGGATGGGATGGACTATCATCTGGAATAAACTGCGCCGCTATGGGGGCGGCGCAGTTGACAAAAGAAAAATCCCGTCAATCCTGAAAAATCCTGTTAATCCTGTCCAATGCTTTACTCCGGCTTCGCCGGAATCTTCAACACAAACCGCGCGCCGCCTTCCACCCGGTTCTCCGCGGTCAGCGTCCCGCCGTGCGCCTCGGCCAGCTTGCGCGCGATCGCCAGCCCCAGGCCGGATCCGCCTTCGTCCCGCGCCCGCCCGGAATCCAAACGGTAGAAGCGCTCGAAGACTCGCGCGAGGGCGTCGGGCGGGATCCCGGGGCCGGTGTCCTCCACGAATATACTGACCGCCGTGCCGTTGGTAACTCCGCCCAGGCGGATCGTTCCGCCGCCGGGCGTATGGCGCAGTGCGTTGTCG from Anaerolineales bacterium includes:
- the rplJ gene encoding 50S ribosomal protein L10, translated to MALTKEQKKERVAQTVELLKKSQGVVLAEYGGLAAPGMNALRSKTRDAQGEVRVVKNTLAAIAMREAGLALPGGKIDGNTLIAFGVADIVGIAKAVVDAAKESEFVKVKGGYLDGKALSADEVKTLAALPPLPVIRARLAGVLKAPAGKIAGVLSAPARNVVGVCKAYSQKQATA
- the rplK gene encoding 50S ribosomal protein L11: MAKKLKVVVRLQIEAGKANPAPPIGPALAGHGINLMAFCKEYNARTSGRPGEVIPAEISIFTDGSFTFILKTPPTPVMLRKAAGLEKGSGEPNRNKVGKVTRKQVREIAEVKMKDMNAVDLEGAMRMIEGTARNMGITIEEK
- the rplL gene encoding 50S ribosomal protein L7/L12; the encoded protein is MADIQKLVDELSKLSVIEAADLAKALEEKWGVTAAAPVAVAMAPGAGGAAAAEEEKTEFAVILKDAGAKKIDVIRVVRQLTNLGLKEAKELTEAAGSKVLDAVTKDVAADAKAKLEAAGASVEVK
- a CDS encoding 50S ribosomal protein L1 produces the protein MSDHGKKYLAAAKQVDPEKLYSPADAVKLAKATSITKFDATVEVHMRLGVDPKQADQQVRDVVVLPHGLGKNIRVLVFTAGESANSAREAGAEHIADSDDMVKKIQDGWADFDVAIATPEMMAKVGKLGRVLGPRGLMPNPKAGTVVPPEDIAKAVKEAKAGRVEFRLDKTANLHVSIGKASFSEKALYENFAALMEAIKRAKPAAVKGIFLRKIVMATTMGPGVHVDPAAAQAMEVG
- a CDS encoding PD40 domain-containing protein, which gives rise to MLTRPITAENISGIGEWARVGSGVVLQIAYLSDGKTVAAGNWRGVDLFDTASGKTTHLINLDSFLISMSFSPDGKLVATGSRCGAVGIWNAADGTPVWSIDGHNDIVIGVAFSPDGKLLASGSDDKAIKIWDVAEGVLIRTLEGHGAGVNSVSFSPDGGLLASGSDDGGIRIWSAAEGTLLRTIGGRIGIVRSVSFSPDGRWLASGSGDATVRIWNSTDGALLRTMRDIPEGESVKSYGVSSVSFSPDGKLLASGSYEDNTAKIWDAEDGTLVRTLSGHTDWVKGLSFSPDGTQLASGSIGGEIRMWNVDDGKLANIFGVELGWVSDVTFSPNGKLLASASGSFNDVQIWNVANGMLIRTLQGHTGYISKISFSPDGRLLASVSRGDKTVRIWNVADGKVERVTEDESEGVSFSPDGKLLASGSGKIWNVADGTLVRSLDGRMPDQPAFSPDGKQLALRSWWAGTVELWTVSTGTLVQRLGGPCGYSSNMSFSPDGDYIALSCHNGLIYIWKVADGKLLRTLWQAEDNYWSLSFSPDGKLLASGSHDGTIKFWSLPDGKLISTLKEHAYSVLAVSFSPDGKLLASGSRDGTISLWGIL